The Paramicrobacterium fandaimingii DNA segment AGACTCGGGTCATGACGCGCAGTCTCGTCGCTGTTTCAGCATCCGATCCGCTCGAAGTCATGAGCGCACTGCGTGGCGCCCTTGATCGCTCGGGCCCCGCGCTGCTGCCGCTTGCGGCCGAGTCCACGCACGAGGACGCCCCGCTCGCCGCCCACCTCGGCGCAGAGCTGCACGAAGCGCCGCAGGCGACGGCCGCCGTCATTCGCACCTCGGGGTCGACGGGCCTGCCCAAGAACGTCGTGCTCAGCGCCGATGCGCTGCTTTCGTCGGCATCCGCGTCGGAGTCGGTCATGGGCGGCCCCGGACAGTGGCTGCTTGCGCTTCCCGCGCACTACGTTGCAGGACTGCAGGTGCTCGTGCGTTCGATCGCCGCAGAGACCACGCCCATCGTGCTGTCGCCTGGCCACTTCGACACCGCCGCGTTCATCGAGGCGAGCAAGCAGCTCACGGGCGAGCGGCACTTCACCTCGCTCGTTCCCGCGCAGCTCATGCGGCTGCTCGAGTCGCGCGCCGGGGTGATGGCCCTGCGCCGTTTCGACGGCATCCTGATCGGGGGGCAGGCCCTTCCCGAACCGATTCGCGATCGCGCGCAGCTGCTCGGCCTGCCGGTGTATCGCACCTATGGTTCGAGCGAGACCTCGGGGGGCTGCGTGTATAACGGGCGACCGCTGCCCGGCATCGAGATGAACATCGTCGACGGGCAGGTGGAGCTGACCGGCCCGACGCTGAGCGATGGCTACCTCGCTGACGACGGCACAATCGATCACACCCGCATGGAGGGCGTCTTTGTCGACCGCGAGGGGCGCCAGTGGTATCGCACCGGTGACCTCGCCACGATCGACGACGACGTGCTCACGGTGCTCGGCCGGGCCGACAACGTGATCGTCTCGGGCGGCGTCAACGTCAATCTCGATCGCGTCGAGCGCATCGTCCACACGCTCGCCGGGCTTGAAGACGCCGTTGTCGTCGGTGCCGCGGACGATCGCTGGGGGCACGTTCCCGTTGTGATCACCGATGTCTCGGGTGCCCGCCTCGATGCGGTTCAGGATGCTGTCTCGCGGCAGCTCGGCAAGCCAGCACGACCCGATCGCATCGTCACTGTCGCCGCCGTTCCCCGGCTCGCTTCGGGCAAGCCCGACCGCCAGGCTGTGGCCCGCGCGATCGCGGAGCGCACGCTGCCATAGCGATCTTTAGTAAAGTTGCCGCGGAGCAGGAGGTCATTCGTGGCAGCACAGCGCAAGAGCACGTCGAAGACACGTCAGGGTACGACGATCCCCGTCGCCCGAAAAGGCGGGGGCAAGAGCGGCAACCCGGCGGCACGGCCGCTGCAGCACATCAAGCCGGCGACGGCGGGTGATTGGATTCGCGCCGCCCGCATTCCAACGCTGCCGATGTCGATCGCGCCGGTGCTTGTGGGAACGGGCGCTGCGCGCATCGCAGGTGCCCCCGACGAGTTCCACTGGGTGCGGGCGCTGCTCTGCCTCGCCGTCGCGGTCGCCCTGCAGATCGGCGTCAACTTCGCGAACGACTACTCCGACGGCATCCGGGGGACCGATCGGCGTCGCGTCGGCCCCGGCCGTCTCGTGGGCTCGGGCAAGGCACGCCCCAAGAGCGTTCTCACGGCCGCCCTCGTGTTCTTCGGGATCGCTGCCGTGGCTGGTGTGCTCATCACCGTCGCCACGGGGCAGTGGTGGCTGATCGCCGTCGGCGCAGCGTGCATTCTGGCGGCGTGGTTCTACACGGGAGGCAAGCGCCCTTACGGGTACTACGCGCTCGGCGAGATCGTCGTCTTCATCTTCTTCGGGCTCGTCGCAACGCTCGGCACCATGTGGGTGCAGGTGGGGCAGCTCAACCAAGAGGCCTGGTACGGCGCCGTGGGCGTCGGCCTCATCTCGATGTCGGCGATTCTCGTCAACAACCTGCGCGACCGCGAGTCAGACAAACTTGCCCGTAAGCACACGCTCTCGGTGCTGATCGGCGGACTCGCGTCTCGCATTCTCTTCGTCGTGCTGATGCTCGCGCCGTTTGCGATTGCTGCCCTCGTTGCGTTGTTCTACCCGGGGCTGTGGTACGCCGGAGCCGCGCTGCTCGCCGCACTCCCCGCATGCCTCATCGTCATCACGGCACGCACGCCGAAGGAGCTGGTGCTCGCTCTCAAGCTCGTGGGAATCACGCAGCTTCTCTACGGCATCGCGTTCTTTCTCGGCTACTCGTTCTAGACGCACCGGGGGGTCGCGATGTGCGCGCCCTCCGGGTCAGTCGAGGCGTTTGCCGAGCACAACGACGTCTGAGCGTTCGTAGCCGAGACGGTCATAGAACGAGCGAACGTCGCTGTTCTCACTGCGCACCATGAGCTGGATTTTGGGAATGCCGTGGTCGCGAACCCACTCCTCGCACGCGGACATGAGCCGTGCGCCGAGCCCGCGTCCGCGACACCGTTCGGTAACGGCGAGCGAATACACCCATCCGCGGTGGCCGTCGTGCCCGACCATGGCCGTCGCGACGACCCCGGCGTCGTCGGCGATGGCAAGCACCGTCGAGTCGGGCCCACGCAGTGCGCGCCGGCAGTCGGCGTGGGCGTCGTTCCACGGGCGGGTCAGACCGGCCTCGGTCCAGAGTGCAACGGCATCCGGAATCTGCTGGTCAGTGAGAGGCGCGACGTTCATCGCTCAATGCTAGCGAGGTGCGGATGCTGGAGTCAGCGCGATGTGGCGTCGCCGTCAACGTGATCGCTGTGTTCCGCGTTCTGCGCCGCATCGGGCTCGGGATGCTGCGGGTGCTCGCTGTGCTCGATGACCTCATCTTCGGCCTCTTCGTCCGTCGGCGTCTCGTGCGGCCCGGCATCCGCGCCCGTGCGCTTGTTGTGAATCGCCACGGCAACCTGCTCGCGCGGGCGTCGAAGGAAGATCAGTGAGATCGCAAAACCGATGAGTGCCGCAACGATCGCAGAGAACCACTCGTTGAAGCCGAGCAGCAGCAGAATCGCCAAAGGGACGAAGAACGTCAGAAGGCGAAGAATCGTGTAGATGACGGCAGGGGGAATGCGTTTCACAAGAGAATTCTAGGTTGTGTCGGCTGTCTGAGCGCTGGATGCCGTCATGCCCAGTGCATTAACCGTCTGGGCAGATACCATTGGTGCATGGCACGCCTGCTCTTCATCTTGATTCCGGTGATCGTGGCGATCACGATCTACTCGGTCGTTGATTGCGCCATCATCGACAATCGGCGCGTCAGGGGACTGTCGAAGCCGGTGTGGATCGTCGTGATCCTTGTGCTTCCGGTGATCGGCCTGCTGCTGTGGTACTTCATCGGTCGCGGCGGCGCCGAACTGGCGCGCGATGTGGCGCCTGATGACGACCCCTCGTTCATCGGTGAGCTGCATACAGACAGCGTGCAAGACGACCGCATTCGTCAGCTTGAAGAAGAGCTCGCCGCTCTCGACGCCGAAGAAGAGATCATTCGTCCGCG contains these protein-coding regions:
- a CDS encoding AMP-binding protein — protein: MTRSLVAVSASDPLEVMSALRGALDRSGPALLPLAAESTHEDAPLAAHLGAELHEAPQATAAVIRTSGSTGLPKNVVLSADALLSSASASESVMGGPGQWLLALPAHYVAGLQVLVRSIAAETTPIVLSPGHFDTAAFIEASKQLTGERHFTSLVPAQLMRLLESRAGVMALRRFDGILIGGQALPEPIRDRAQLLGLPVYRTYGSSETSGGCVYNGRPLPGIEMNIVDGQVELTGPTLSDGYLADDGTIDHTRMEGVFVDREGRQWYRTGDLATIDDDVLTVLGRADNVIVSGGVNVNLDRVERIVHTLAGLEDAVVVGAADDRWGHVPVVITDVSGARLDAVQDAVSRQLGKPARPDRIVTVAAVPRLASGKPDRQAVARAIAERTLP
- a CDS encoding 1,4-dihydroxy-2-naphthoate polyprenyltransferase gives rise to the protein MAAQRKSTSKTRQGTTIPVARKGGGKSGNPAARPLQHIKPATAGDWIRAARIPTLPMSIAPVLVGTGAARIAGAPDEFHWVRALLCLAVAVALQIGVNFANDYSDGIRGTDRRRVGPGRLVGSGKARPKSVLTAALVFFGIAAVAGVLITVATGQWWLIAVGAACILAAWFYTGGKRPYGYYALGEIVVFIFFGLVATLGTMWVQVGQLNQEAWYGAVGVGLISMSAILVNNLRDRESDKLARKHTLSVLIGGLASRILFVVLMLAPFAIAALVALFYPGLWYAGAALLAALPACLIVITARTPKELVLALKLVGITQLLYGIAFFLGYSF
- a CDS encoding GNAT family acetyltransferase, producing MNVAPLTDQQIPDAVALWTEAGLTRPWNDAHADCRRALRGPDSTVLAIADDAGVVATAMVGHDGHRGWVYSLAVTERCRGRGLGARLMSACEEWVRDHGIPKIQLMVRSENSDVRSFYDRLGYERSDVVVLGKRLD
- a CDS encoding DUF4229 domain-containing protein, which encodes MKRIPPAVIYTILRLLTFFVPLAILLLLGFNEWFSAIVAALIGFAISLIFLRRPREQVAVAIHNKRTGADAGPHETPTDEEAEDEVIEHSEHPQHPEPDAAQNAEHSDHVDGDATSR
- a CDS encoding PLD nuclease N-terminal domain-containing protein gives rise to the protein MARLLFILIPVIVAITIYSVVDCAIIDNRRVRGLSKPVWIVVILVLPVIGLLLWYFIGRGGAELARDVAPDDDPSFIGELHTDSVQDDRIRQLEEELAALDAEEEIIRPRDEKKKRQDAAEAEKRKRDKDAVDKDLPNDDGHPTDHGHGTGSNNTDA